The following are encoded in a window of Salmo trutta chromosome 9, fSalTru1.1, whole genome shotgun sequence genomic DNA:
- the LOC115199673 gene encoding proline-rich extensin-like protein EPR1, whose amino-acid sequence MRSQPGIGHIPLPPETPSESLNDTAFYSVQPSTYPAYPYPATLPSLPLTYPAYPYPSTYPSYPSPIQPPLPSLPHPYPAYPTPTQPTPHLSSLPLPRLPLPSLPLTYPAYPSPIQPTPHLSSLPLPRLPLTYPGYPPPIQPTPTQPTPTQPTPHLPSLPLPSLPLTYPAYPPPIQPTPHLSSLPLPRLPLTYPAYPPPIQPTPTQPTPTQPTPHLSSLPLPSLPLPSLPLTYPAYPYSAYPSPTQPTPHLPSLPLPSLPLPNLPLPSLPYPAYPYPAYPPPIQPTPTQSTPHLSSLPLHLPSLPLTYPAYPYPAYPYPAYPSPIQPTPTQPTPHLPSLPLTYPAYPYPAYPSPIQPNPTQSTPHLSSLPLHLPSLPLTYPVYPYPAYPTQPTPHLSSLPLPSLPLTYPAYPYPAYPSPTQPTPHLSSLPLPSLPLTYPAYPYPAYPSPIQPTPHLPSLPLTYPAYPYPAYPYPAYPLPTQSTPTPHLPSLSLPSLPLTYPVYPYPSTYPANPYPVYPYPVYPYPAYPYPGYPYPAKPYPAYPYPVYPYPGYPYPGYPYPAYPFPGYSYPGYPSLGSLLMTDQERGAQVVLVFSLFNGCSTG is encoded by the exons atGAGGTCACAACCAGGGATCGGACATATCCCActcccccctgagacaccctcggaga gtctgaacgATACTGCTTTCTACTCAGTACAACCCTCCACCTACCCAGCCTACCCCTATCCAGCCACCCTACCCAGCCTACCCCTCACCTATCCAGCCTACCCctacccctccacctacccatCCTACCCCTCACCTATCCAGCCACCCCTACCCAGCCTACCCCACCCCTACCCAGCCTACCCCACCCCTACCCAGCCTACCCCTCACCTATCCAGCCTACCCCTACCCAGACTACCCCTACCCAGCCTACCCCTCACCTATCCAGCCTACCCCTCACCTATCCAGCCTACCCCTCACCTATCCAGCCTACCCCTACCCAGGCTACCCCTCACCTACCCAGGCTACCCTCCACCTATCCAGCCTACCCCTACCCAGCCTACCCCTACCCAGCCTACCCCTCACCTACCCAGCCTACCCCTACCCAGCCTACCCCTCACCTACCCAGCCTACCCTCCACCTATCCAGCCTACCCCTCACCTATCCAGCCTACCCCTACCCAGGCTACCCCTCACCTACCCAGCCTACCCTCCACCTATCCAGCCTACCCCTACCCAGCCTACCCCTACCCAGCCTACCCCTCACCTATCCAGCCTACCCCTACCCAGCCTACCCCTACCCAGCCTACCCCTCACCTACCCAGCCTACCCCTACTCAGCCTACCCCTCACCAACCCAGCCTACCCCTCACCTACCCAGCCTACCCCTACCCAGCCTACCCCTACCCAACCTACCCCTACCCAGCCTACCCTACCCAGCCTACCCCTACCCAGCCTACCCTCCACCTATCCAGCCTACCCCTACCCAGTCTACCCCTCACCTATCCAGCctacccctccacctacccagcCTACCCCTCACCTATCCAGCCTACCCCTACCCAGCCTACCCCTACCCAGCCTACCCCTCACCTATCCAGCCTACCCCTACCCAGCCTACCCCTCACCTACCCAGCCTACCCCTCACCTATCCAGCCTACCCCTACCCAGCCTACCCCTCACCTATCCAGCCTAACCCTACCCAGTCTACCCCTCACCTATCCAGCctacccctccacctacccagcCTACCCCTCACCTATCCAGTCTACCCCTACCCAGCCTACCCTACCCAGCCTACCCCTCACCTATCCAGCCTACCCCTACCCAGCCTACCCCTCACCTATCCAGCCTACCCCTACCCAGCCTACCCCTCACCTACCCAGCCTACCCCTCACCTATCCAGCCTACCCCTACCCAGCCTACCCCTCACCTATCCAGCCTACCCCTACCCAGCCTACCCCTCACCTATCCAGCCTACCCCTCACCTACCCAGCCTACCCCTCACCTATCCAGCCTACCCCTACCCAGCTTACCCCTACCCAGCCTACCCCTTACCTACACAGTCTACCCCTACCCCTCACCTACCCAGTCTATCCCTACCCAGCCTACCCCTCACCTACCCAGTCTACCCctacccctccacctacccagcCAACCCCTACCCAGTCTACCCCTACCCAGTCTACCCCTACCCAGCCTACCCCTACCCAGGCTATCCCTACCCAGCCAAACCCTACCCAGCCTACCCCTACCCAGTCTACCCCTACCCAGGCTACCCTTACCCAGGCTACCCCTACCCAGCCTACCCCTTCCCAGGCTATTCCTACCCAGGCTACCCCTCTCTAGGGTCCCTCCTGATGACAGATCAGGAGAGAGGAGCTCAGGTTGTGCTTGTCTTCTCTCTGTTTAACGGCTGTTCCACGGGTTAA